Proteins found in one Micropterus dolomieu isolate WLL.071019.BEF.003 ecotype Adirondacks linkage group LG10, ASM2129224v1, whole genome shotgun sequence genomic segment:
- the plg gene encoding plasminogen, with the protein MGLTMDLYKLAFLLGFLICTVSGTDVVGYTKTEGAWILSLQRRQYSVNSVIECATKCNAEISFTCKSFIFTEKDQECWTAAANSKTETILRRTSTVLYEKEGYLLECVKGLGTDYRGTKTKTKTGKTCQRWEAKFPHRPNITPQTNPLADLESNFCRNPDADTGGPWCYTTDPNTRWEHCNVPSCTEECIHCSGEDYRGKISTTENGFTCQRWDSQKPHNHGYIPSVLPEKYLEDNYCRNPDGDPRPWCFTTSPSKRWDFCSIPRCTSEPPTIVPELTCATGEGGAYRGTIAVTESGKTCQSWSSQTPHKHNRSPENYPCKGLDNNYCRNPDNERMPWCYTTDPETRWEYCKVPRCGDAVKQEETSNPAEVEEEEEACFEGDGSSYRGVTSETVSGKRCQAWSSMTPHSHQKTPQNFPKADLRRNLCRNPDGDRAPWCYTTDPGVRWEYCKLEKCPTNPVGAVPTNPSQPQAPSTATQTPPETDCKIGNGDTYRGPTSITILGVTCQAWSAQSPHQHNSFTPQSHPTKGLEGNSCRNPDSDVNGPWCYTTDVNKKWDYCQIPDCAGLKCGNPVNKPRRCFSRIVGGCESKAHSWPWQISLRTNTGTHFCGGTLIDPQWVLTAAHCLERSKRPSAYKVLLGVHTERANEPSKQERNLEKLVLGPNGADIALLKLQSPALINDKVLPACLPEKDYIVPSGTECYVTGWGETQGTGGEGVLKEAGFPVIENKICNRPSYLNSRVKDHEMCAGNIEGGTDSCQGDSGGPLVCNSQNSYILQGVTSWGLGCANAMKPGVYARVSKFVDWIDRTIKAN; encoded by the exons ATGGGCCTCACCATGGACCTGTACAAACTAGCTTTCCTCCTAGGATTCCTGATCTGCACTG TTAGTGGTACTGATGTGGTCGGCTACACCAAAACTGAAGGAGCCTGGATCCTTTCGCTGCAGCGAAGGCAGTACTCAGTAAACAGTGTGATTGAATGTGCCACCAAATGTAATGCTGAAATATCCTTCACATGCAA GTCTTTCATATTTACTGAAAAGGACCAAGAGTGTtggacagcagcagcaaatTCTAAAACAGAGACGATCCTGCGCAGAACCAGCACAGTTTTATACGAAAAAGAAG GATATCTCCTGGAGTGTGTAAAAGGACTAGGGACAGATTACAGAGgaacaaagactaaaacaaaaacCGGAAAGACATGTCAGAGATGGGAAGCAAAATTCCCACACAGGCCCAA TATAACACCGCAGACCAATCCTCTGGCAGATCTGGAGTCTAACTTCTGCAGAAACCCTGATGCAGACACCGGGGGACCCTGGTGTTACACCACCGACCCCAACACCCGCTGGGAACACTGCAATGTACCCAGCTGCACTG AGGAGTGTATACATTGCAGTGGTGAGGACTACAGAGGGAAAATCTCAACGACGGAAAACGGCTTCACCTGCCAACGCTGGGACTCCCAGAAACCTCACAACCATGGCTACATTCCCAGCGT TCTTCCAGAGAAGTACCTTGAGGATAACTACTGCAGAAACCCAGATGGAGACCCCCGACCGTGGTGCTTCACCACCAGCCCATCCAAACGATGGGACTTCTGCTCCATACCCCGCTGCA CGTCCGAGCCTCCCACCATCGTCCCAGAGCTGACCTGTGCCACCGGTGAAGGTGGAGCATACCGCGGCACGATCGCTGTGACAGAGTCTGGCAAAACCTGCCAGAGCTGGTCTTCTCAgactccacacaaacacaaccgcTCGCCAGAAAACTACCCCTGCAA AGGCCTCGATAACAACTATTGTCGAAACCCTGACAATGAGAGGATGCCCTGGTGTTACACCACTGACCCTGAAACTCGCTGGGAGTACTGCAAAGTGCCGAGATGTGGGGATGCAGTCAAACAAG AAGAGACATCGAATCCTGCagaggtggaagaggaggaagaagcgTGTTTTGAGGGGGATGGGTCGAGTTACCGTGGCGTAACATCAGAGACCGTCAGTGGAAAAAGATGTCAAGCCTGGAGCTCCATGACTCCTCACAGCCATCAGAAAACTCCACAGAACTTCCCCAAAGC GGACCTCAGGAGGAATCTCTGCAGGAACCCTGACGGAGACCGAGCTCCCTGGTGTTACACTACAGACCCCGGAGTACGCTGGGAGTACTGCAAATTGGAGAAATGCCCCACCAATCCTGTGGGAGCTGTACCTACCAATCCTTCTCAACCCCAGGCCCCCTCCACCGCCACCCAGACACCACCAGAGACAG ACTGTAAGATTGGAAATGGAGATACATACCGGGGTCCAACCTCCATCACTATTCTGGGTGTGACCTGCCAGGCCTGGAGTGCTCAGAGCCCTCACCAACATAACAGCTTCACCCCACAAAGTCACCCCACCAAGGGTCTGGAGGGCAAT AGTTGCAGAAACCCAGACAGCGATGTGAACGGACCGTGGTGCTACACTACCGACGTTAACAAGAAATGGGACTACTGTCAGATCCCTGACTGTG CTGGACTGAAGTGTGGGAACCCAGTCAACAAACCAAGGCGTTGTTTTAGTCGGATTGTGGGAGGCTGCGAGTCTAAAGCTCACTCATGGCCCTGGCAAATCAGCCTCCGGACCAA CACGGGAACTCATTTCTGTGGAGGAACTTTGATTGACCCTCAGTGGGTCCTTACTGCTGCGCACTGCCTGGAGAG GTCCAAACGGCCTTCAGCCTACAAGGTACTCCTGGGTGTCCACACAGAGAGAGCCAATGAGCCGTCAAAACAAGAAAGGAACCTGGAGAAACTGGTTCTGGGACCCAATGGAGCTGACATCGCTCTGCTCAAACTGCAGAG CCCTGCACTAATAAATGACAAAGTCTTGCCAGCTTGTTTGCCAGAGAAGGACTACATTGTTCCCAGTGGAACCGAGTGTTATGTTACTGGATGGGGTGAAACTCAAG GTACTGGAGGAGAAGGCGTCCTGAAGGAAGCTGGTTTCCCTGTGATCGAGAACAAGATCTGTAATCGTCCATCGTACCTGAACAGCAGAGTCAAAGACCACGAGATGTGTGCTGGAAATATCGAGGGAGGAACAGACAGCTGCCAG GGTGACAGTGGTGGTCCCTTGGTGTGTAATTCCCAGAACAGCTATATCCTGCAGGGTGTGACATCATGGGGTCTGGGATGCGCCAATGCCATGAAACCCGGCGTCTACGCCCGAGTCTCCAAGTTTGTCGACTGGATCGACAGAACAATCAAAGCTAACTGA